In one Novosphingopyxis iocasae genomic region, the following are encoded:
- the edd gene encoding phosphogluconate dehydratase, with amino-acid sequence MSLHPKVAEVTERVIEKSREGRARYLDLIDRQREEGTRRSVLSCGNLAHAFAASGEDKATIRQERAPNLAIVTAYNDMLSAHAPYYRYPEQMKVFAREKGATAQVAGGVPAMCDGVTQGQDGMELSLFSRDTIAMASAVGLSHAMYEGTLMLGICDKIVPGLLIAALRFGHLPTIFVPAGPMPSGLANKEKQRVRQLYAEGKVGRKELLEAESASYHGMGTCTFYGTANSNQMMMEVMGLHVPGAAFPNPGTKIRQELTRAAVHRVTEIGADGEDYRPVGRVVDEKAIVNAIVGLLATGGSTNHTIHIPAFARAAGISVDWQDFSDLADVVPLLSRIYPNGSGDVNHFQAAGGMGYVIRELIGGGFLHPDIMTVWHSDLTAYGDEPFLVDEALEWRPAPEESADDTMLRPVDAPFQATGGLALLEGNLGRCIMKTSAVDEDRWTIEAPCRIFEEQDQVRTAFEAGELNKDVVVVVRHQGPKANGMPELHKLTPPLGVLQDRGFRVALLTDGRMSGASGKVPAAIHLSPEALGGGPIGKLRDGDIVRVCAREGVVEAKVDAAEWDARENAPAHLGNLGLGRELFGLMRANADEAELGGSAMLAEAGL; translated from the coding sequence ATGAGCCTTCACCCCAAAGTTGCCGAAGTCACCGAACGCGTGATCGAAAAGTCGCGCGAAGGTCGTGCCCGCTATCTCGATCTGATCGACCGCCAGCGCGAGGAGGGTACCCGCCGCTCCGTCCTGAGCTGCGGCAATCTGGCCCATGCTTTCGCTGCAAGCGGGGAAGACAAGGCGACAATTCGGCAGGAGCGTGCGCCCAATCTCGCCATCGTTACCGCCTATAACGACATGCTGTCGGCCCACGCGCCTTATTATCGCTATCCCGAACAGATGAAGGTGTTCGCGCGCGAAAAGGGCGCGACGGCGCAGGTCGCAGGCGGCGTCCCTGCGATGTGCGACGGCGTGACGCAGGGGCAGGACGGCATGGAGCTATCCCTGTTCAGCCGCGACACCATTGCGATGGCCAGCGCCGTGGGCCTCAGCCATGCCATGTACGAAGGCACGCTGATGCTCGGCATCTGCGACAAGATCGTGCCGGGCCTGCTGATCGCGGCGCTGCGCTTTGGCCATCTGCCGACGATCTTCGTGCCTGCGGGGCCAATGCCGTCGGGCCTCGCCAACAAGGAAAAGCAACGCGTCCGCCAGCTTTATGCGGAAGGCAAGGTGGGGCGCAAGGAACTGCTGGAGGCCGAAAGCGCCAGCTATCACGGCATGGGCACCTGCACTTTCTACGGCACCGCCAATTCGAACCAGATGATGATGGAAGTGATGGGCCTGCATGTGCCGGGTGCCGCCTTCCCCAATCCGGGTACCAAGATCCGGCAGGAGCTGACCCGCGCCGCCGTGCACCGCGTGACCGAAATTGGTGCGGACGGCGAGGATTATCGGCCAGTGGGCCGCGTGGTCGATGAAAAGGCGATCGTGAACGCCATCGTCGGCCTGCTCGCTACCGGCGGATCGACCAACCACACCATTCACATTCCCGCCTTTGCGCGCGCCGCCGGCATCAGTGTCGACTGGCAGGATTTCAGCGATCTGGCCGATGTCGTGCCGCTGCTCAGCCGCATCTATCCCAATGGCTCGGGCGACGTGAACCATTTCCAGGCGGCGGGCGGCATGGGCTATGTCATCCGCGAGCTGATCGGCGGTGGTTTCCTGCATCCCGACATTATGACCGTCTGGCATTCGGACCTCACCGCTTATGGCGACGAACCGTTTCTGGTCGACGAGGCGCTGGAATGGCGCCCCGCCCCGGAGGAAAGCGCCGACGATACGATGCTGCGCCCCGTCGATGCGCCGTTTCAGGCAACGGGCGGCCTTGCCCTCCTGGAAGGCAATCTGGGCCGCTGCATCATGAAGACCAGCGCGGTGGACGAAGACCGCTGGACCATCGAGGCGCCCTGCCGGATTTTCGAGGAGCAGGATCAGGTGCGCACCGCGTTCGAGGCGGGCGAGTTGAACAAGGACGTGGTCGTCGTGGTGCGCCATCAGGGCCCCAAGGCCAACGGCATGCCGGAGTTGCACAAGCTCACTCCGCCGCTCGGCGTGCTGCAGGACCGCGGTTTCCGCGTGGCCCTGCTCACCGACGGGCGCATGTCCGGTGCCAGTGGTAAAGTGCCCGCGGCGATCCATCTGTCTCCAGAAGCACTCGGCGGCGGGCCGATCGGCAAGCTGCGCGACGGCGATATCGTGCGCGTCTGCGCGCGCGAGGGCGTGGTCGAGGCGAAGGTGGACGCCGCCGAATGGGACGCGCGCGAGAACGCGCCCGCGCATCTCGGCAATCTCGGGCTTGGCCGCGAGTTGTTCGGCCTGATGCGCGCCAATGCCGACGAGGCGGAGCTTGGCGGCTCCGCCATGCTGGCCGAAGCGGGGCTGTAG